In the genome of Natronomonas salina, the window GGCGTGCGGGGACGCCCCGACCGCGGAGGAAACACTTTATCGTTCATGCGGTCGAACCGTCGACCGTGCTGGACTGGCTGACGCGCGAGACCGTGGTCGACGTCTCGATCAACGCGGTCCCGGTGTTCATCCTCGGCTACTTCACGGTCCTCCACGGCGTCGGTTCGCCGTGGGAGTTCCGCCCGCTGGCGGTGTTCTTCATGTACGTGCTGACGCTGTTCCCGCTGGTGCTGCTGGCGGTCGCGACCTACTACGCCGCGCGGGCGATCGAGCGGGACGCCGCCCGGGCCTGACCCGCCCGAGGAACCAAGCTTTACGCCGCGGGACGCCGTACCGCCGGACGATGACGCCCGGATCGATCTACACGCCGGAGGGGTCGTTCGACTACCTGATGGCGATAGTCTTCCTGACGCTCGTGGCCGCCGTCGTCTACCTGCTGGTGTTCACCGACGCCAGCGTGCCGATCTGACGGCCCGCCGACTGCATCGACACGAACTCGAGCGACGACGACGACCGACTCCCGGTGACCTCGACGACAGCCTCACGCGACGAACGGAGTTGGCCGGAGCGGGTCCAGCACCTGGTGAACCGCCTGTTCCAGGTCGCCATCGTCGGCGCGCTCCTCGACGGCGTCCGGCGACGCGACCCGAGCGTCGTCACCAACGGCGCCGTGTCGCTCGCCTTCGCGGCGCTCCCGCGTCGCATCGAGTCGGCCCGCGGCGTCCGGTTCCGTCCGTGGCAGCGGCTGTGGGTCTCGGCGGCGGGGCTCGTCCACACGCTGGGGATGCTCGGACCCTACGACCGGGTCTGGTGGTGGGACCACCTGACGCACACGCTCACCGGGGTCGTCGTCGCCGGCGCCGCCGACGTCGGCTTCCGGTCGCGACCGACCCTCTGGGAGCGGGCGCCGTCGCCGTTCGACGGCCGGGCGACGTGGATCGCGGGCGTCACGGTCGGGTTCGGACTCCTCTGGGAGCTGCTCGAGTACGGCGTCCACGCCGTCGCCGAGCGCCGGGGGTTCGAACCGCTGCTGGTCCACTACGGCCGCTTCGACACCGTCGTAGACGTCGGCTTCGACCTCCTGGGAGCCGGCTTGGTCGTCCGCTTCGGCGAGGCGCCCCTCTCGAACCTCGTCGACGCGGAACCCGACGACCCCTCGACCGAGGGAAAGCCGTGAGCCGCCGGACGGGAACTGGCGCGCCCACGAGTCGGATCAGCCGGCGCCGATCCGCCGGTAGAGGAGCGTCGCCAGGGCGATCGCCGCCAGCCCGGCCGTCGCGGCGAGGAGGCTCGCCACGGGTCGACCGACGGCGAGCGAGCGGAGGGCCGCGAACAGCGACCGCTGCCGGAGGCCGTACACGGCGGCGGCGACGGCCGCGTAGAACCCCACCGTCCCCAGGGCCGTGTAGACGGTGAACCAGGCGGGGTTCATCCCGAAGAGCCCCGCCGGGATGGAGACGACCGACCGGAGGCCGGGGAGGAACCGGCCCCAGAGGACCGAGGAGGCGCCCCACCGGAGGTACCACCGCCGGGAGCGCTCCAGGTGGTCCTCCGACAGGCGGAGCCACTCCCGGAGCCGGTCGACCCGGCGACCGTCCGGGCCGTAGAACGCGTAGAACAGGACGAGCGCGCCGAGAGTCCCCCCACAGCCGGCGGCCCCGACGAAGGTCGCGAACGACGCCGCGTCGGA includes:
- a CDS encoding DUF6684 family protein, whose amino-acid sequence is MLDWLTRETVVDVSINAVPVFILGYFTVLHGVGSPWEFRPLAVFFMYVLTLFPLVLLAVATYYAARAIERDAARA
- a CDS encoding DedA family protein, translating into MVDLTSTALRLIALYGPLAVALFTFLESSMLFPFLPSEVVVPAAAALLVSDAASFATFVGAAGCGGTLGALVLFYAFYGPDGRRVDRLREWLRLSEDHLERSRRWYLRWGASSVLWGRFLPGLRSVVSIPAGLFGMNPAWFTVYTALGTVGFYAAVAAAVYGLRQRSLFAALRSLAVGRPVASLLAATAGLAAIALATLLYRRIGAG